The following are encoded together in the Brassica napus cultivar Da-Ae chromosome A9, Da-Ae, whole genome shotgun sequence genome:
- the LOC106368174 gene encoding E3 ubiquitin-protein ligase SINAT2 — protein MAPGGSALKEVLESTSTGMDYEVKMAKVESNNTNNKPTKSSSAGVGKYGMHSNNGVYELLECPVCTNLMYPPIHQCPNGHTLCSNCKARVQNTCPTCRYELGNIRCLALEKVAESLEVPCRYQSLGCHDIFPYYSKLKHEQHCRFRPYACPYAGSECSVTGDIPTLVVHLKDDHKVDMHDGCTFNHRYVKSNPHEVENATWMLTVFNCFGRQFCLHFEAFQLGMAPVYMAFLRFMGDENEAKKFSYSLEVGAHGRKLTWQGIPRSIRDSHRKVRDSQDGLIIPRNLALYFSGGDRQELKLRVTGRIWKEE, from the exons ATGGCTCCTGGAGGCAGTGCTTTGAAAGAAGTCCTTGAATCCACTTCCACTGGAATGGACTACGAGGTTAAAATGGCAAAAGTGGAATCTAACAATACTAATAACAAACCTACAAAGTCAAGCAGCGCAGGTGTTGGTAAATACGGGATGCATTCAAACAACGGTGTTTACGAGCTTCTTGAATGTCCAGTGTGCACAAACTTAATGTACCCTCCAATTCATCAG TGTCCAAATGGCCACACCTTATGTTCAAACTGCAAAGCGAGAGTGCAGAACACTTGCCCTACATGTCGCTACGAGCTTGGTAACATAAGATGCTTAGCTCTCGAGAAAGTTGCAGAGTCCTTGGAAGTTCCATGCCGGTACCAGAGTTTGGGGTGTCATGACATTTTCCCTTACTACAGCAAGCTTAAACACGAGCAGCACTGCAGGTTTAGGCCTTACGCCTGTCCTTATGCTGGCTCTGAGTGCTCGGTTACGGGTGATATCCCCACGCTAGTTGTTCATTTGAAAGACGATCATAAGGTTGATATGCATGACGGCTGCACTTTCAACCACCGTTATGTGAAGTCAAATCCACATGAAGTCGAGAATGCCACATGGATGCTTACG GTGTTCAACTGCTTTGGGAGACAGTTCTGTTTACACTTTGAAGCTTTCCAGCTGGGGATGGCTCCAGTGTACATGGCATTCCTTCGTTTCATGGGAGATGAAAACGAGGCAAAGAAGTTCAGTTACAGTTTGGAAGTAGGAGCTCATGGACGTAAACTAACATGGCAAGGGATCCCTAGAAGCATCCGTGACAGTCACAGGAAAGTTCGGGACAGTCAAGACGGTCTCATCATCCCAAGGAACCTTGCACTCTACTTCTCTGGAGGTGATAGGCAAGAACTCAAGTTGAGAGTGACCGGCCGAATCTGGAAAGAAGAGTAa
- the LOC106365469 gene encoding uncharacterized protein LOC106365469: MIAAVRAAILKPQGYSSNVKTALLFHSTPILQRKHKSNSETRKKKLSRSRAKQDLRRNVNAFAEHLFGMWSDGFDYSDKRTSWFEKQYFRVCKRNRTGCFDFSGVDDECEIEYFLRSALGASYKERKSRWRERHFYGSNRQEEGEAHSWRYSNNNNNRGGASWRQRVDQEEEKEEEEEDNHSSTEVNDLESSEQSHRKTLGLSSSGPLTLGDVKNAYRVCALKWHPDLHHDSTKDAAEE; this comes from the exons ATGATCGCCGCCGTCAGAGCAGCGATTCTCAAGCCACAAGGCTATTCTTCTAACGTCAAAACTGCCTTGTTGTTCCATTCTACTCCCATCCTACAACGCAAACATAAATCC AACTCAGAAACACGAAAGAAAAAGTTGTCAAGAAGTAGGGCAAAGCAAGACTTGCGTCGTAACGTGAATGCTTTTGCGGAACACTTGTTTGGG ATGTGGAGTGATGGGTTTGATTACTCTGATAAGCGCACCTCGTGGTTCGAGAAACAGTACTTCAGGGTTTGCAAAAGAAACCGGACTG GTTGTTTTGATTTCAGTGGAGTTGATGATGAGTGTGAAATTGAATACTTTCTAAGGAGTGCATTGGGTGCATCCTATAAAGAGAGGAAATCTCGATGGAGAGAACGTCATTTCTATGGCTCAAACAGACAAGAAGAGGGTGAAGCTCACTCGTGGAGGTAttctaacaacaacaacaaccgtGGAGGAGCCAGCTGGAGACAACGAGtagatcaagaagaagaaaaggaagaagaagaagaagacaatcaTTCTTCAACGGAAGTCAACGACTTAGAGTCGAGCGAGCAGTCTCATAGAAAAACACTTGGCCTTAGTTCCTCAGGTCCCTTAACCCTCGGAGATGTCAAAAATGC ATACCGAGTTTGTGCATTAAAGTGGCATCCAGATCTTCACCACGACTCTACCAAG GATGCAGCTGAGGAATAA
- the LOC106364971 gene encoding VQ motif-containing protein 25-like, with product MEATIFKGRRTSSSALAMHKQSYSITKSKPKIRIIHIYAPEIIKTDVANFRELVQSLTGKPEDHGVSKTKPRRDTHRLHHRQVLDMTNAEKLSESEHYDQGFCLNSEMEEISMTWNGNNGVGESSGGFLNGMGDFEGFIQELGEFPYLPLTSMDVSASSNSSSSSHLHGGSVFSDSHNQFV from the coding sequence ATGGAAGCCACGATCTTCAAGGGCAGAAGAACCTCATCATCAGCCCTAGCGATGCACAAACAGTCATACTCAATAACCAAATCAAAGCCAAAGATACGTATCATTCACATATATGCACCTGAGATCATCAAGACCGACGTTGCCAACTTCCGTGAGCTCGTGCAAAGCCTCACCGGCAAACCAGAAGACCATGGCGTTTCCAAGACAAAGCCAAGAAGAGATACTCATCGTCTACATCATCGTCAGGTCCTAGACATGACCAACGCGGAGAAACTAAGTGAATCGGAACATTATGATCAAGGGTTCTGCTTAAACTCAGAGATGGAAGAGATCTCGATGACTTGGAACGGTAACAACGGTGTTGGTGAGAGCTCCGGAGGGTTCTTGAATGGTATGGGAGATTTCGAAGGGTTTATTCAAGAACTTGGTGAATTTCCCTATTTGCCCTTGACATCCATGGATGTTTCTGCTTCTTCtaattcatcttcttcctctcatttACATGGTGGATCAGTTTTCTCAGATTCTCACAACCAGTTCGTGTGa
- the LOC106368263 gene encoding uncharacterized protein LOC106368263 has product MGEELSDTMNLDLNLGPGPESDLQLVSNETVNLADWTNNNPSERSSEAVTRIRTRHRTRFRQLNLPIPVMSETHAMDIELNQLMGSGAALQTGEGSERGNEDLKMCENNGGEAVGDGVSENKGDVEKTSGGGDGNFFDCNICLDLSKEPVLTCCGHLYCWPCLFQWLNISDAKECPVCKGEVTAKTVTPIYGRGNHKREVEESLDTKIPMRPHAKRIESLRNTIQRSPFTIPMEEMIRRIQSRFERDSTPVPDFSNREASERVNDRANSILNRLMTSRGVRSEQNQASAVAATASEDINLNPNIAAPDLEGETTTRFHPLLIRRQLQSHRVARISNFTSALSSAERLVDAYFRTHPLGRNHNHQELNHHSPVVVDDRDSFSSIAAVINSESQVDTAVEIDSMVTLSTSSSRRRNENGSRVSDVDSADSRPPRRRRFT; this is encoded by the coding sequence ATGGGTGAGGAGTTATCTGACACAATGAACCTGGACTTGAATCTAGGCCCTGGTCCCGAGTCTGATCTCCAGCTGGTGTCAAACGAAACTGTTAATTTAGCTGATTGGACTAATAATAACCCATCTGAGAGATCCTCTGAAGCTGTTACGAGGATCAGAACCCGGCATAGGACGCGGTTCAGACAGCTTAATCTCCCCATCCCTGTTATGTCTGAAACCCATGCCATGGATATAGAGCTGAACCAGTTGATGGGAAGTGGAGCTGCTTTGCAGACTGGTGAAGGTAGTGAAAGAGGCAATGAGGATCTGAAAATGTGTGAGAACAACGGGGGAGAAGCTGTTGGGGACGGTGTGTCAGAGAACAAAGGGGATGTTGAGAAAACTAGTGGCGGTGGTGATGGTAACTTCTTCGATTGTAATATATGTTTGGATTTGTCAAAGGAGCCGGTTCTCACATGTTGTGGCCATCTTTACTGTTGGCCTTGTCTCTTCCAATGGCTAAACATCTCTGACGCAAAGGAATGTCCGGTTTGCAAAGGAGAGGTGACTGCTAAGACCGTGACGCCTATATACGGGCGTGGGAACCATAAGAGAGAAGTTGAGGAGAGTTTAGATACCAAGATCCCTATGAGACCACATGCTAAACGCATCGAGAGCTTGAGGAATACGATTCAACGGTCTCCTTTTACAATACCGATGGAAGAAATGATTAGACGTATACAGAGTAGGTTTGAGAGGGACTCAACCCCTGTCCCTGATTTTAGCAACCGGGAGGCTTCAGAAAGAGTGAACGACCGAGCCAACTCGATTCTTAACCGGTTGATGACTTCTAGAGGAGTTAGATCAGAGCAGAACCAAGCTAGTGCTGTTGCTGCAACAGCATCTGAGGATATTAATCTAAACCCGAACATTGCTGCTCCTGATCTTGAAGGAGAGACCACGACGAGGTTCCATCCTCTGTTGATCAGGAGACAGTTGCAGTCACATAGAGTCGCAAGGATCTCGAACTTCACTTCTGCGTTGAGTTCTGCTGAGCGGCTTGTGGACGCGTATTTTAGAACCCATCCGTTGGGGAGGAACCACAACCACCAAGAGCTGAACCATCATTCTCCTGTTGTGGTTGATGATAGAGACTCTTTCTCAAGCATTGCAGCTGTTATAAACTCTGAGAGTCAGGTGGATACTGCAGTTGAGATTGATTCCATGGTCACTCTTTCGACGTCTTCTTCGAGGAGAAGGAATGAGAATGGGTCGAGGGTTTCTGATGTTGACAGTGCTGATTCTCGCCCGCCAAGGAGAAGGAGATTTACTTGA
- the LOC106365021 gene encoding putative metal tolerance protein C3: MEVNSTETPLLWSKDHEAEIQKPKLTSNVSTMKSNFFTDLPHKLRSKIDPEDPFDIDISKAVGLKKDEKEYYERQLATLKSFEEVESFVARSEKYVMDEQSQVEDQAERAAQERAMQISNWANIFLLALKIYATIKSGSIAVAASTLDSLLDLMAGGILWFTHLSMKNINIYKYPIGKLRVQPVGIIIFAAVMATLGFQVLLEATEQLIKNEPSEKMSHDQLVWLCSIMLSATVIKLVLWIYCRSSRNHIVRAYAKDHYFDVVTNVLGLVAAVLGNAFYWWIDPAGAIVLAIYTIINWSGTVMENAVSLIGQSAPPEVLQKLTYLVLRQGADNIKRVDTVRAYTFGVLYFVEVDIELPEDLPLKEAHAIGESLQIKLEELPEVERAFVHLDFECHHKPEHSIFSTIPNDL; this comes from the exons ATGGAAGTCAACTCTACGGAAACACCGTTGCTTTGGTCAAAAGATCATGAGGCTGAGATTCAGAAACCGAAGTTAACCAGTAATGTCTCTACGATGAAATCGAACTTTTTCACGGATTTACCTCATAAACTTCGATCCAAAATCGATCCTGAAGACCCTTTCGACATTGATATATCCAAAGCCGTAGGTCTCAAAAAAG ACGAGAAAGAGTACTACGAGCGACAATTGGCAACATTAAAATCCTTTGAGGAAGTAGAAAGTTTTGTAGCACGGTCAGAAAAATATGTCATGGATGAACAAAGCCAAGTGGAAGATCAAGCCGAGAGAGCTGCACAAGAGAGAGCCATGCAAATCTCTAATTGGGCTAACATCTTTTTACTTGCTCTCAAG ATATATGCTACGATAAAAAGTGGATCCATAGCGGTTGCAGCATCAACACTCGACTCTTTGCTTGATCTAATGGCGGGAGGAATACTTTGGTTTACACATTTGTCAATGAAGAAcattaatatttacaaatatcCCATTGGAAAACTTAGGGTTCAACCCGTTGGAATCATCATTTTTGCCGCCGTTATGGCCACTCttg GGTTCCAAGTACTGCTTGAGGCAACTGAACAATTGATTAAAAATGAACCTTCAGAGAAAATGAGTCATGACCAATTGGTTTGGTTATGTTCAATCATGCTAAGTGCAACCGTTATTAAACTTGTCTTATGGATCTACTGTAGAAGCTCGAGAAATCATATAGTCCGTGCATATGCaaag GATCATTACTTTGATGTGGTAACAAACGTTCTCGGCTTGGTTGCGGCTGTTCTTGGAAATGCTTTTTATTGGTGGATTGACCCGGCTGGTGCTATTGTTTTAGCCATCTACACTATTATCAATTGGTCAGGGACCGTTATGGAAAATGCAG TCTCATTGATCGGACAATCAGCTCCACCGGAAGTATTACAGAAGTTGACATATCTAGTGTTGCGACAAGGCGCCGATAACATCAAACGTGTTGATACCGTTCGTGCCTATACCTTTGGTGTTCTTTACTTTGTTGAG GTGGATATAGAACTTCCAGAGGATTTACCATTAAAAGAAGCTCATGCAATTGGTGAATCATTGCAAATAAAGCTTGAAGAACTTCCAGAAGTGGAAAGAGCTTTTGTTCACCTCGATTTTGAATGCCATCACAAACCGGAACATTCTATTTTTTCTACAATCCCAAATGATTTATGA